In the genome of Desulfovibrio sp. JC022, the window CGAAGGCAACTTCGGGTTCAATCATCCAGAACTCGGCGGCGTGGCGCGGAGTATTGGACTTTTCAGCACGGAAAGTAGGTCCGAAAGTATACACCTTCCCGAGGGAAAGGGCGTACATTTCAGCATCAAGCTGACCGGAAACAGTCAGGTGCGCTTCCTTACCGAAGAAGTCGTTGGCTGCCTGATCTTCCTTTTTCATGGAAGAAAGGGCTTCGCTGTCAAGGGAAGTAACCCGGAACATTTCGCCCGCGCCTTCACAGTCGGAGCCGGTAATGATCGGGGTATGTACGTAAAAGAATCCCTTATCACGGTAAAATTTATGAATGGCGTAGGAAAGCTCGGAACGGATGCGAAACATGGCCCCGAATTTATTTGAGCGCGGACGCAGATGGGCAATGGAACGCAGGAATTCATCAGAATGACGTTTCTTCTGAAGCGGAAAAGTTTCAGGATCCGCATAGCCGATCAACTCGATGGACTTGCCGCGCACTTCCCACTTCTGCCCCTTACCGGGCGATTCGACCAATTCACCGACAACACCCACGGAGGCTCCTGTGGATATTTTCTCCAACTCAGCTTCAATTTCAGGAGTATGATCGATGATAACCTGCACGTTCTTCAGGCAGGAGCCGTCGTTAACCTCCAGAAATGAAAAGCCTTTATTATCACGCTTGGTGCGGACCCAGCCTTTAAGCAAAATTTCAGCTGTTGCACTTTCCGCATTCAAAATATCTTTAACGCATGTTCTTCTCATAAATTGTCTCCAATCACTTGGTTTAACGCCGATAATTGCGCTTCGCGTAAGATGTAGCTGCTAGGCGGCTAAATTTCAACCAACTTATGCATCATTAATATATATGTATATGGCAGTGGAAAAGATGTGATCTTTCTTTAAATTAATTTCATTTTCTGCTTGCATTTCATAATAGGAATCGTTATTAATTATTTCAACGAAACGGAACAAAGTTTTTTAACAATAAATTCAGATTCAAATTGAACAACAAGGAGAACTCCAATGACCAAAACACTTGAAAATCTTAAAGCAGCTTTTGCAGGCGAATCTCAGGCTAACCGTAAATATCTCGCTTTCGCTGAAAAAGCAGAAGCTGAAGGCAAACCCGGCGTAGCCAAACTTTTCCGCGCAGCCGCAGCAGCAGAAACTATTCACGCTCACGCTCATCTGCGCCTTATGAAAGGTATCGGCTCCACGGAAGAAAACCTGAAACAGGCTATTGAAGGCGAAAGCTACGAATTCGAATCCATGTATCCCGAGATGATGGAAGATGCCAAAGCTGAAGGCGAAAATGCAGTACTGCGCTACTTCGGTTTTGCAAATGAAGCGGAAAAAATTCATGCGAATCTGTACACTGAAGCACTCAACGCTGACGGAGACAAGTTTGCAGAAGCTGAATTCTACATCTGTTCAGTATGCGGACACACTCAGAACGGTGCTGCAACTGAAAAGTGTCCTATCTGCGGAGCCGCTCCCAAGGCTTACAGCAAAGTGGACTAAACCCACTCCTGTTTTCAACGACCTATCTTTTTAGCTACCTCTTTAGCCCCGCCCGCATCTAATGCGTGCGGGGCTTTTTCATTCATAAAACCACAACCCTCTGGACTAATTTCATTCAGGATATATCTGTTAAGCTGACAGCGAATAGAGCCGAATCCGGATAGTTGCGTATCCGCGCTTACTGCGCTATCTTCGCCTGTTCAAAATAGACTGCAAAGGGGATTTCAATGGGATTCTTTTCTAAAGTAAAAAAATTGTGGAGCAGCCCTGAAGAAAAGGCTGAACAAGCACTTAAAGACTATCTCGGCGATGATTATGAGCCGCAAGAAGAAGTAGAAGAACCGGAAGTTAAAGCTCAGCCGGAACCTGAGCCCGCACCCGAACCTGAACCGACTCCTGAGCCGGAGCGCGTTGAACCGGAACCTGTTGAAACCAAAGTCGAAGCAGAGCCGGAACAAGTTGAAGAAAAAGCTGAAATCCCGGCAGAAGAGCCGATTATCGAAGAGCCTGCTTCTGAGCCGGAAATCACCGAGCAAACTCCTGTTGCAGAAGTGGAACCTGTTGCCGAACCTGAGCAGGAAATAATCGTAGATACTCCAGCTGTAGAAGTGGAACCGGAACCAGTTGCCGAACCTGCGCAGGAAGTTATCGAAGAAACTCCCGCTGCTGAAATGGAACCTGTTGCGAAAAAAACAGTTGCGCCAGCCGGACCGACCATCCTTGAACCGGTTATGGAAACCGAAGCTCAGCCCGCGGAAGACAAGCCGCAGTGGCAGATTGAGCTGACCAAATCCCTGCAACAGGCAGAACCGCGACTTTCCGTATGGCTGGGCCTGATCCTTGAGGGAATCGAGGAAGCCGGAGACGATCTCTGGGATCGCCTTGCCTTCCTGCTGGAAGCACTTGAAGCACCGAGGAATGAAGCCGAAGACTTCATCGTCCGCTTCAAAGATTGGCTCGAAGACATGGATTACGAGTATGTGGATGATTTCCGCTCCGAACTCCAGTACCGTCTGGCCCTCGCCCTTGAACTTGAGGATGAGGAAGACGAACGCAGTCGCCTGTTCATCAAGCTTTCCGAAGGTCTGAACAAGACCCGTGAGCAGATCACCAAGCGTATCGATTCCATGCTCTCCAGCCATACCGACTTTGATGATGATTTCTGGGAAGAATTCGAGGAAATCCTGATCATGGCTGATGTCGGTTACGATGCTTCCATGGAACTGGTGGAGCGCATGAAAGAGCGCATCCGCAAGGCCGGGGAAACCAACCCTGAGAATTTCAAAGACTTGTTGCGTGAAGAACTGGACGATATTTTTAAAGTCCCCAAACGCATCAAAGCATTCAACCCGCCGGAAGTCGTCATGATGATCGGCGTAAACGGTGTCGGTAAAACCACCACAATCGCAAAACTGGCCCACCGCGCTCAGATGCAGGGCCGCAAGGTACTCATCGTTGCCGGTGATACTTTCCGCGCTGCCGCCATCGGTCAGCTCGAAGTCTGGGCCCGCCGCGTGGGTGCTGGATTCTACGCCAAGGAAGAAGGCTCTGACCCAGCAGCCGTAGCATTTGAAGCCATCGACTACGCAGTCAAAAACGGCTACGACCTCATGCTGCTCGATACTGCCGGACGTCTGCACAACAAAGCCAACCTTATGGAAGAACTGCTTAAAATCCGCAGGGTCCTCGGCAAGAAGCACGATGAAGCACCGCACCGCAGCGTGCTGGTCATCGATGCCACCACCGGACAGAACGCCCTCTCCCAGACCAAGATCTTCAACGAAGAAATCGGCGTTGATGAACTGATCCTGACCAAGCTTGACGGAACAGCCAAAGGCGGAGTCATGATATCAGTTACCATGCAGCACAAAATCCCCATCACCCACATCGGTTTGGGCGAGAAAATGGAAGACCTCAGACCGTTTAACGGCGAGGACTTTGCTAAGGCTTTGTTGCTGTCGTAAGGTTTAAAAGAATATAAAATTGGAAATCCCGTCCGGCGGTTGAGCTGGACGGGATTTTTTATACAAACAAATAAGAATACAGAAATTAAAAGACTTACCACCCCGTCTCACAAACCGCCTCAAAACCGGGCAGAATAATCTTCCGGTGATGCAGATACATCCTGTCCGCCCCGTCCTCGCGACCATAAAGAGAATCACCAACAATAGGAAATCCCGCATGGGCGAGGTGGGCGCGAATCTGGTGGCGGGCGCCCTTGGCTATCCGTATATCTAAAAGAGATGTGCCGTCTTCATAGCTTTTCACCACCTCTGCACTGGTCCAGCGTTCCGGTGAAGCCTGCTCATCGAGCACTTTTGTGCGCTTGCGATCTTCGGTATCGAGTCTGTTCTTTACGATAAAAGATTCATCAGGGATGCCATGCACCTTGGCATGGTAAATTTTATCCACGGTACTTGAATCCTCGTATGCGCGAAATTCATTTTCCCTTTCCACTCCGAAGGCGACCAGCAACATCCCGGAAGTAAGAAAGTCCAGCCTGTTAGCAAGAATAGGGTCCTGTCCCGAAAAAATTCCGTCCAGACATTCTTCTACTGAAGGTGCCGGGCTTCCTGCAACTGCCGCTGAATGAAGACCTTCAGGTTTGTAAACAGCACCGAACCCATCACCCTGCTTGACCACCTTTACCCGAGACAAAATCTCCACAGCGCAAGAGCGGTCCTCAGCGTCAAATAGAACAACTTCCGCGCCGGAAAACATCTTCAGACCGGAACGGCAGCTGCGACCATTGACGGTAACACATCCACTCTCAATAAGCCGCCTGCGCTCACGAAGTCCGCTTTCAGGAAGCATCTTGAGCATAAATTTATCCAGCCGCTGACCTTCGTCGCTATCTTCAGCTATTCTTTTGTCAATTTCATTCAATTTTATATCTTCCGTTTCTGTTAGTTGATCCCCAATCCAATCAATCAAACAGGGTTTACGCTGCAAGGGAAACAGCATACAACTCACTAAGCGCAATGAAATTTATTCAACCTGCCGTTTTTACAGCAAGTACCTACTTCTAAGCTGCCAAACGGTCTTAATCAACCTTTTCCCAAGATAGCAGGTTTTGCCGTGAATATTAAAGGCTGTATCTTCGTCATCTGTGCCGCGATCATGTGGGGTCTGATCGGCCCCATTTCCAAATTCCCCATAGAACAGGGAGTTGCACCACTTGAGAATGCCTTCTGGCGGGCAGTTTTCGCATGGATGCTCTTTGCTGTCCATGCCTGCCGCATCCGGGCAATCAAAATCGACCTTAAAGACCTGCCCCAGATTCTAGGTTTCGGCTTTGTGGGCGTGACCATCTTTTACGGTTCCTACCAGTTGGCGGTACAGGATGTAGGCGCGGCCCTTGCCTCGGTCTTGCTCTACACAGCCCCGGTATGGGTGGCCTTCATGTCATGGCTGCTGCTGGGTGAAAAAATGACTCCGGTCAAGATTTCCGCCATGCTGATAACCATCAGCGGAGTAGCCTGTGTTTCTCTCGGACCCCAGATTTTCGGAACCGGGACTGAAATGACCTTCACCTGGCCGGGCATCATCTTCGGTCTGACTTCCGGGTTCACCTACGCCCTCTACTACATCTACGGTAAGACCATCTTCGCACGCTACACCACACCGACAATATTTCTCTATGCCCTGCCCGTGGGGGCAATCTTCCTGCTGCCCTTTTTTGAGTTCACCCCCAAAACCGGAACCTCATGGATGAGCCTCATCGCGCTGGCCCTGATCTGCACCTACGGCGCATACTCTATTTACTACGCGGGCCTGAAATGGCTGGAACCAACATCCGCCTCGGTAATAGCCACCATCGAACCCGTAATCGCCGCCATTCTCGCATGGCTGTGGTGGAACGAAAGCTTTGACTGGACCGGATACATCGGCAGTGCGCTGATTATTTCAGCAGTGCTTATGATTGTAATGGAAAATAAAATTATCGCATTTTTTGCCTCTGGAGCCCAAAAAGTAAATGCTAAAACAAGTTAAGGCTTCTGCCGGGTCTGGTAAGACCTACGAACTTACTGCACGATTCCTGTCCCTCTTAGCAGGGGCGCAGGAAGAAGATTCCGTCCCGGTATGTAAAAGCTCACAGGGAAAAGGATACTGCTGGCCTGAGATCATGGCCGTTACCTTTACCAATAAGGCTGCGGCAGAGATGAAAGAACGCGTCATCCGTTCCCTGAAAAACCGCGCTCTGGACATTGAAGGCGACGGACTGGGCGCGGACTGGAAACCTCTGGACGCAAAAAAGCAACTCATCCCCATCCTGCAACGCTACAATCGGCTGAATATCCGTACTATTGATAGCTTGCTGAACCTGCTGGTGCGCATCTTCGCCCTTGAACTGGGACTAAGCCCGGAATTCGAACTGCTCTTTGAACCGCAAGCCCTATTCGAGCCGAACTTCAACAAATTCCTAGCCCAATGCGAAGAAGGCGACCTGCTGCGCAAAGAGCTACTGGACGATGCAGTGGACAGCCTAGTGCTCAAGGAAGAAAAGCAGGGGTTCTGGCTCTCCGAACAAATGCGCATGCGCTTGCTCTCCATCCTGACCCACGTCATCGACCATCCGGCGGAGAGGCTTACGGATCAGGAGGCAATAGCCGGACTGCTGCAAATGGAATTCGACGCATTCCAGAAAGCAGTGCGCGACCTGTCGGCACTCATTGATGCAGA includes:
- the ftsY gene encoding signal recognition particle-docking protein FtsY codes for the protein MGFFSKVKKLWSSPEEKAEQALKDYLGDDYEPQEEVEEPEVKAQPEPEPAPEPEPTPEPERVEPEPVETKVEAEPEQVEEKAEIPAEEPIIEEPASEPEITEQTPVAEVEPVAEPEQEIIVDTPAVEVEPEPVAEPAQEVIEETPAAEMEPVAKKTVAPAGPTILEPVMETEAQPAEDKPQWQIELTKSLQQAEPRLSVWLGLILEGIEEAGDDLWDRLAFLLEALEAPRNEAEDFIVRFKDWLEDMDYEYVDDFRSELQYRLALALELEDEEDERSRLFIKLSEGLNKTREQITKRIDSMLSSHTDFDDDFWEEFEEILIMADVGYDASMELVERMKERIRKAGETNPENFKDLLREELDDIFKVPKRIKAFNPPEVVMMIGVNGVGKTTTIAKLAHRAQMQGRKVLIVAGDTFRAAAIGQLEVWARRVGAGFYAKEEGSDPAAVAFEAIDYAVKNGYDLMLLDTAGRLHNKANLMEELLKIRRVLGKKHDEAPHRSVLVIDATTGQNALSQTKIFNEEIGVDELILTKLDGTAKGGVMISVTMQHKIPITHIGLGEKMEDLRPFNGEDFAKALLLS
- a CDS encoding rubrerythrin family protein, translated to MTKTLENLKAAFAGESQANRKYLAFAEKAEAEGKPGVAKLFRAAAAAETIHAHAHLRLMKGIGSTEENLKQAIEGESYEFESMYPEMMEDAKAEGENAVLRYFGFANEAEKIHANLYTEALNADGDKFAEAEFYICSVCGHTQNGAATEKCPICGAAPKAYSKVD
- a CDS encoding RluA family pseudouridine synthase, translated to MNEIDKRIAEDSDEGQRLDKFMLKMLPESGLRERRRLIESGCVTVNGRSCRSGLKMFSGAEVVLFDAEDRSCAVEILSRVKVVKQGDGFGAVYKPEGLHSAAVAGSPAPSVEECLDGIFSGQDPILANRLDFLTSGMLLVAFGVERENEFRAYEDSSTVDKIYHAKVHGIPDESFIVKNRLDTEDRKRTKVLDEQASPERWTSAEVVKSYEDGTSLLDIRIAKGARHQIRAHLAHAGFPIVGDSLYGREDGADRMYLHHRKIILPGFEAVCETGW
- the asnS gene encoding asparagine--tRNA ligase, which gives rise to MRRTCVKDILNAESATAEILLKGWVRTKRDNKGFSFLEVNDGSCLKNVQVIIDHTPEIEAELEKISTGASVGVVGELVESPGKGQKWEVRGKSIELIGYADPETFPLQKKRHSDEFLRSIAHLRPRSNKFGAMFRIRSELSYAIHKFYRDKGFFYVHTPIITGSDCEGAGEMFRVTSLDSEALSSMKKEDQAANDFFGKEAHLTVSGQLDAEMYALSLGKVYTFGPTFRAEKSNTPRHAAEFWMIEPEVAFADLNDNMDLGEEMVKYLINHVLENCADDIELFAKFVDKTLMDTLRNTLDNEFERIRYEDAVNLLQRCKKAKKFEYYPEYGQDLQTEHERYLTEKHFKKPVIVYDYPREIKPFYMRVNDDGKTVAAMDLLVPRIGELVGGSQREERLDVLESRIAETGMDSEEYWWYLDTRRFGTAPHAGFGMGFERMLMLLTGVTNIRDVIPFPRTPKNLEF
- a CDS encoding EamA family transporter, producing the protein MNIKGCIFVICAAIMWGLIGPISKFPIEQGVAPLENAFWRAVFAWMLFAVHACRIRAIKIDLKDLPQILGFGFVGVTIFYGSYQLAVQDVGAALASVLLYTAPVWVAFMSWLLLGEKMTPVKISAMLITISGVACVSLGPQIFGTGTEMTFTWPGIIFGLTSGFTYALYYIYGKTIFARYTTPTIFLYALPVGAIFLLPFFEFTPKTGTSWMSLIALALICTYGAYSIYYAGLKWLEPTSASVIATIEPVIAAILAWLWWNESFDWTGYIGSALIISAVLMIVMENKIIAFFASGAQKVNAKTS